From a region of the Primulina eburnea isolate SZY01 unplaced genomic scaffold, ASM2296580v1 ctg9_ERROPOS1000000, whole genome shotgun sequence genome:
- the LOC140822689 gene encoding uncharacterized protein isoform X1 — MWIMFSLLIAALKNLSSQIVSVCGKFMCKMIPKIAQIRLVSSHPEVYDPCDDSFALVDALLADRTNLLEHQPSICMEIGCGSGYVITSLALLLGSDAPSAYYIATDINPHAVRVTQETIEAHGCHAELVITDIASGLEKRLNRLVDVLVVNPPYVPTPEEEVGCSGITSSWAGGENGRNVIDRILPVADKILSDKGWLYLVTLTENNPLEICLQMRRKGYASRIILQRSTQEENLHIIKLWRDSETLLEVNECMGLKKTNDGKIKNPIHFPQFSVWGCDSRKNR; from the exons ATGTGGATAATGTTTTCCTTGCTCATAGCTGCGCTGAAGAATCTCAGTTCTCAAATAGTTTCAGTGTGTGGAAAG TTTATGTGCAAAATGATCCCTAAAATTGCTCAAATCCGCCTGGTGAGCTCGCACCCTGAAGTTTATGATCCATGTGATGATTCATTTGCACTAGTCGATGCACTGCTGGCTGATAGAACCAACTTATTAGAACACCAACCTTCCATATGCATGGAAATTGGTTGCGGTAGTGGCTATGTTATTACATCCTTGGCTCTTTTACTGGGAAGCGATGCCCCTAGTGCCTACTACATAGCCACCGACATCAATCCCCATGCAGTGAGAGTCACTCAGGAGACTATAGAAGCACACGGCTGTCATGCGGAACTGGTGATTACAGATATCGCGTCTGGACTTGAGAAACGCTTAAATAGATTGGTGGATGTTTTGGTTGTGAACCCACCTTATGTGCCGACACCAGAAGAGGAAGTTGGGTGTTCTGGTATCACCTCATCTTGGGCCGGAGGGGAAAATGGGCGTAATGTTATCGATAGAATCTTGCCTGTTGCCGACAAGATTTTGTCTGACAAAGGGTGGTTATACTTGGTTACCCTCACGGAAAATAACCCGTTAGAAATATGTCTTCAGATGAGAAGAAAAGGTTATGCATCTCGAATCATTTTGCAGAGATCAACTCAAGAAGAGAATCTCCACATTATTAAACTATGGCGTGATTCCGAAACTTTACTGGAGGTAAATGAATGTATGGGCTTGAAGAAAACAAACGATGGGAAGATTAAGAATCCCATTCATTTTCCTCAATTTTCGGTGTGGGGATGCGACAGTCGCAAGAATCGCTAG
- the LOC140822689 gene encoding uncharacterized protein isoform X2, producing MCKMIPKIAQIRLVSSHPEVYDPCDDSFALVDALLADRTNLLEHQPSICMEIGCGSGYVITSLALLLGSDAPSAYYIATDINPHAVRVTQETIEAHGCHAELVITDIASGLEKRLNRLVDVLVVNPPYVPTPEEEVGCSGITSSWAGGENGRNVIDRILPVADKILSDKGWLYLVTLTENNPLEICLQMRRKGYASRIILQRSTQEENLHIIKLWRDSETLLEVNECMGLKKTNDGKIKNPIHFPQFSVWGCDSRKNR from the coding sequence ATGTGCAAAATGATCCCTAAAATTGCTCAAATCCGCCTGGTGAGCTCGCACCCTGAAGTTTATGATCCATGTGATGATTCATTTGCACTAGTCGATGCACTGCTGGCTGATAGAACCAACTTATTAGAACACCAACCTTCCATATGCATGGAAATTGGTTGCGGTAGTGGCTATGTTATTACATCCTTGGCTCTTTTACTGGGAAGCGATGCCCCTAGTGCCTACTACATAGCCACCGACATCAATCCCCATGCAGTGAGAGTCACTCAGGAGACTATAGAAGCACACGGCTGTCATGCGGAACTGGTGATTACAGATATCGCGTCTGGACTTGAGAAACGCTTAAATAGATTGGTGGATGTTTTGGTTGTGAACCCACCTTATGTGCCGACACCAGAAGAGGAAGTTGGGTGTTCTGGTATCACCTCATCTTGGGCCGGAGGGGAAAATGGGCGTAATGTTATCGATAGAATCTTGCCTGTTGCCGACAAGATTTTGTCTGACAAAGGGTGGTTATACTTGGTTACCCTCACGGAAAATAACCCGTTAGAAATATGTCTTCAGATGAGAAGAAAAGGTTATGCATCTCGAATCATTTTGCAGAGATCAACTCAAGAAGAGAATCTCCACATTATTAAACTATGGCGTGATTCCGAAACTTTACTGGAGGTAAATGAATGTATGGGCTTGAAGAAAACAAACGATGGGAAGATTAAGAATCCCATTCATTTTCCTCAATTTTCGGTGTGGGGATGCGACAGTCGCAAGAATCGCTAG